The genome window TCTGCTCATGTAGGTAATGATGTCAATACGTTTAGATTTAAAATACTTTATCTGATCATTTTTATGATAttgtcaaaacaacaaataactaATCTGTTGCTGTCATGTCTTGAATGAGTGATTAGATTTGTAGTTATTTGATGAAtgtccttcatgtgttttcaggctccagcctccctcctcctgtcctgacaGTCTTCCCTCCGTCCAGTGCTGAGCTCCAGTCCAACAAAGCCgctctggtctgtctgtccagtcagTCTGTGCCTTTTGCAGATGTGAGCTGGTTGGCTGGTGGGAGTCCAGTGAGCAGCGGGATCTCTACCAGCACCGCTGTTCAGCAAGCAGACCACACTTTCCAAATCAGCAGCTATCTGGCCATCCAGACGTCAGACTGGAACATGGATAAGGTTTACACATGTAAAGTGTCTTTGGGCTCCCagacttcagagaaaaacatccacaagTCAGACTGTCCCACTGAAGAatagcagaggagcagaatgaccatttcaaagctgcttctttcctctttgtgctgtttgctcattACAAGGTTCACATGCTAGAAaagatgtgtgcatgcttgtaaTACATGTTGTGACCGTTAGGTGGAGGTGTTGTATCAGCTTTGCAACTGCTGCATTTGTCAAGActcattcaataaaaaataaatatacaaaaaactCTCGACaacaaaactgtttgtgtttatttgtattcttgaaaacatcatttaaaacaattatgttcaacaaaatgttggaactttatttttctcctgatGTTCATCTCACTGATAATTACAGTTAATCCAGGACACACAGATAACAAACATATTCCTCTGACttcaaaatgcatatttcaaTTCATAAAGCTCCATTCTTATTGGTTAGTCGAGATTAATATCACTTTGTCTGGTTTTAGTTGTTTGTAGCTtttaaaatgctggaaaaatcagataaaatgagCAAACGAAAATAAGTTTTCATCCTCTGTCAGTGTAGCAtcacctctcttctcctccctctcttccttcccaggatgcacctgcaggcctcctctccttatttatagctgcatgtaaatgaagagGTCAAGTGTCAGCTCTCTGTAAAATCAGAGGGAACTGAATTCAATCCCTTTTTTTagcaagtgagcaaagaaacaAGTGTATGACAATTAAAGTGCAGGAAGTCTTTTTCATATCATCATGTTGTAATATTTTGGGGTCAGGAGGGAGACATAAATAAtaatggagacagaaaagactTTTCCCTTCACAGAAGATCAGAGAgcatgaaatgtgacaaagcaTGCAGATTGAAGcaaagctcctcctcctgtcagtcactctcagtttcagtgttgtattaaattgctcctccagcacctcctctcctcatcctccaaacCCTCCAATCTGTCAGCAGGAAGCTCACTTTCCCAGTTACAAGGCCAttctcagcacacactgacaacatgctggggaccctctgcactctcatcactgctctaacatgtaaggaggctgactgactgcagctttgaccTCATGTTGgattcatcagtctgtgtgtttctcttcacttcacgtcatcttgttgtttccaggtgtgagaGGTGTGACGGTGGTGACACAGAAGCCTCCTGTTGTGGtgctgaggacaggagagacagccaCCATGGACTGTAACCTGGGAACTGTTACTGCTAGTGGAGCTCGCTGGTATAAACAGATTCCAGGAGGAGTTCCTCAGTTTGTACTGAGGTTTTATCACAGCTGGAGCTCTCCTCAATATGGTTCTGGTTTCTCATCTCCAAAGTTCACATCTACTCATCAGTCACAATCAGATTATCGTTTGATGATCAAcaatgtggaggagggagactcAGCAGTCTATTACTGTCAAACATGGGACAGCTCTGCTAAGGAGAAcgtatcacagtgatttacactgtgacaaaaacctcctcactgaACACTTCTGCTTTCTACTTTATGACACGTCTTGACTTGcagtcagcaaacagcaaatttTTTGTCCAACTTCACCAAATGTGTCTTAAAATTGTCTTTACAAACTTCTCAATCCCTTCCTGAAATCCTGACAACTATCCAGTGGTAGTTGTCCATTATACAAACaatattttctcaaataaaGTCAAGTGTGTGACATGACTGTAAAAATCATTGTTTACACTAGACACACACtaaattttttaatttattatgttCATAATTATCataaaagatttaaaataaagccaaaattTTTGGCCACTTTCTCCGTTGTCGTCAATATTTTACCCTTTCATTAGATTGCCAAATCCTGGAACTATCTAGTTGTagctttctgttttatgttcacAACGTTAACAtgagttaaatgttaaattaatttGTCTTCCAAACCATCAAAAGATCACaaca of Chelmon rostratus isolate fCheRos1 chromosome 17, fCheRos1.pri, whole genome shotgun sequence contains these proteins:
- the LOC121621186 gene encoding immunoglobulin lambda-1 light chain-like, coding for MLGTLCTLITALTCVRGVTVVTQKPPVVVLRTGETATMDCNLGTVTASGARWYKQIPGGVPQFVLRFYHSWSSPQYGSGFSSPKFTSTHQSQSDYRLMINNVEEGDSAVYYCQTWDSSAKENVFGQGTKLTVTSSSLPPPVLTVFPPSSAELQSNKAALVCLSSQSVPFADVSWLAGGSPVSSGISTSTAVQQADHTFQISSYLAIQTSDWNMDKVYTCKVSLGSQTSEKNIHKSDCPTEE